A genomic window from Phoenix dactylifera cultivar Barhee BC4 chromosome 7, palm_55x_up_171113_PBpolish2nd_filt_p, whole genome shotgun sequence includes:
- the LOC103707779 gene encoding uncharacterized protein LOC103707779 isoform X1, which yields MSHEWAKEGIEHAHFTGTEQRKLQREKDEEYAGKKVDKVMSALRQWTDMAYNFGLAVLDDADVSEDIVKLEPEMLPPRARSHLNSDNDKLEDFLLEPELDWYPYADKTFELKLKDDVDGEVTCMWEIQLKITAHGLPSFPGSVHARVVLFASLFVAPSPHILGSKDCCC from the exons ATGAGTCATGAGTGGGCCAAGGAGGGAATTGAGCATGCCCATTTTACAGGAACTGAGCAGCGAAAACTACAGAGAGAAAAGGATGAAGAAT ATGCGGGAAAGAAAGTGGATAAAGTAATGTCTGCACTTCGTCAATGGACTGACATGGCCTATAATTTTGGATTGGCAGTATTG GATGATGCTGATGTTAGTGAAGACATTGTGAAGTTAGAGCCAGAGATGCTTCCTCCCAGGGCCAGATCTCACTTGAATTCAg ATAATGATAAATTAGAGGATTTTCTTCTGGAACCTGAGCTTGACTGGTACCCATATGCTGACAAGACATTTGAGCTCAAGCTCAAAGATGATGTAGATGGCGAAGTTACTTGCAT GTGGGAAATCCAACTAAAGATCACAGCACATGGGCTCCCCTCATTCCCAGGTTCGGTGCATGCACGAGTGGTGCTTTTTGCAAGTCTTTTCGTCGCACCAAGCCCTCATATTCTTGGTTCTAAGGATTGCTGCTGCTAA
- the LOC103707779 gene encoding uncharacterized protein LOC103707779 isoform X4 codes for MSHEWAKEGIEHAHFTGTEQRKLQREKDEEYAGKKVDKVMSALRQWTDMAYNFGLAVLDDADVSEDIVKLEPEMLPPRARSHLNSDNDKLEDFLLEPELDWYPYADKTFELKLKDDVDGEVTCIRS; via the exons ATGAGTCATGAGTGGGCCAAGGAGGGAATTGAGCATGCCCATTTTACAGGAACTGAGCAGCGAAAACTACAGAGAGAAAAGGATGAAGAAT ATGCGGGAAAGAAAGTGGATAAAGTAATGTCTGCACTTCGTCAATGGACTGACATGGCCTATAATTTTGGATTGGCAGTATTG GATGATGCTGATGTTAGTGAAGACATTGTGAAGTTAGAGCCAGAGATGCTTCCTCCCAGGGCCAGATCTCACTTGAATTCAg ATAATGATAAATTAGAGGATTTTCTTCTGGAACCTGAGCTTGACTGGTACCCATATGCTGACAAGACATTTGAGCTCAAGCTCAAAGATGATGTAGATGGCGAAGTTACTTGCAT CAGGAGCTGA
- the LOC103707779 gene encoding uncharacterized protein LOC103707779 isoform X5 produces the protein MSHEWAKEGIEHAHFTGTEQRKLQREKDEEYAGKKVDKVMSALRQWTDMAYNFGLAVLDDADVSEDIVKLEPEMLPPRARSHLNSDNDKLEDFLLEPELDWYPYADKTFELKLKDDVDGEVTCMS, from the exons ATGAGTCATGAGTGGGCCAAGGAGGGAATTGAGCATGCCCATTTTACAGGAACTGAGCAGCGAAAACTACAGAGAGAAAAGGATGAAGAAT ATGCGGGAAAGAAAGTGGATAAAGTAATGTCTGCACTTCGTCAATGGACTGACATGGCCTATAATTTTGGATTGGCAGTATTG GATGATGCTGATGTTAGTGAAGACATTGTGAAGTTAGAGCCAGAGATGCTTCCTCCCAGGGCCAGATCTCACTTGAATTCAg ATAATGATAAATTAGAGGATTTTCTTCTGGAACCTGAGCTTGACTGGTACCCATATGCTGACAAGACATTTGAGCTCAAGCTCAAAGATGATGTAGATGGCGAAGTTACTTGCAT GAGCTGA
- the LOC103707779 gene encoding uncharacterized protein LOC103707779 isoform X2, with translation MSHEWAKEGIEHAHFTGTEQRKLQREKDEEYAGKKVDKVMSALRQWTDMAYNFGLAVLDDADVSEDIVKLEPEMLPPRARSHLNSDNDKLEDFLLEPELDWYPYADKTFELKLKDDVDGEVTCMWEIQLKITAHGLPSFPGRH, from the exons ATGAGTCATGAGTGGGCCAAGGAGGGAATTGAGCATGCCCATTTTACAGGAACTGAGCAGCGAAAACTACAGAGAGAAAAGGATGAAGAAT ATGCGGGAAAGAAAGTGGATAAAGTAATGTCTGCACTTCGTCAATGGACTGACATGGCCTATAATTTTGGATTGGCAGTATTG GATGATGCTGATGTTAGTGAAGACATTGTGAAGTTAGAGCCAGAGATGCTTCCTCCCAGGGCCAGATCTCACTTGAATTCAg ATAATGATAAATTAGAGGATTTTCTTCTGGAACCTGAGCTTGACTGGTACCCATATGCTGACAAGACATTTGAGCTCAAGCTCAAAGATGATGTAGATGGCGAAGTTACTTGCAT GTGGGAAATCCAACTAAAGATCACAGCACATGGGCTCCCCTCATTCCCAG
- the LOC103707779 gene encoding uncharacterized protein LOC103707779 isoform X3, producing the protein MSALRQWTDMAYNFGLAVLDDADVSEDIVKLEPEMLPPRARSHLNSDNDKLEDFLLEPELDWYPYADKTFELKLKDDVDGEVTCMWEIQLKITAHGLPSFPGSVHARVVLFASLFVAPSPHILGSKDCCC; encoded by the exons ATGTCTGCACTTCGTCAATGGACTGACATGGCCTATAATTTTGGATTGGCAGTATTG GATGATGCTGATGTTAGTGAAGACATTGTGAAGTTAGAGCCAGAGATGCTTCCTCCCAGGGCCAGATCTCACTTGAATTCAg ATAATGATAAATTAGAGGATTTTCTTCTGGAACCTGAGCTTGACTGGTACCCATATGCTGACAAGACATTTGAGCTCAAGCTCAAAGATGATGTAGATGGCGAAGTTACTTGCAT GTGGGAAATCCAACTAAAGATCACAGCACATGGGCTCCCCTCATTCCCAGGTTCGGTGCATGCACGAGTGGTGCTTTTTGCAAGTCTTTTCGTCGCACCAAGCCCTCATATTCTTGGTTCTAAGGATTGCTGCTGCTAA